Proteins encoded in a region of the Planococcus shixiaomingii genome:
- the cydC gene encoding thiol reductant ABC exporter subunit CydC, with protein MKELKHIFKLTIMEKRDVALAIFFGFIAGIAGVALLASSGYLISKAALTTQMTTLVVMAACLKLFGFASALSRYAERLYSHRATFTMLSNLRVSFFERLSPLAPNLFQRYRSGDLLARIVGDVESLQNFLLRVFYPPIVLAIVFLSTIFFASFFSMSIAFVLLAGWLLTVVIVPALFAWQKRKINSKTRASRGTLSTEATEFLYGFRDLKIYQQLEQKEQQLGQLVDAYAQDQQKEGKREVYSQSVNALVALLVSLVVLAIGAYFVVSGELEGLYLAMLVMLSLAVFENVTPMAVFPAYFEDSRKAANRLDKVVGAGIQYEGQKVLSSGPIDIVAENVSYTYLEEERPALDHVSFELMPGSKTAIVGPSGSGKSTLMQVLLHIVQGDSGSVRVNGEDINSLDQEKLWNRINVVLQENHFFFGTIRSNLSIANEAASDEELKNVLGKVELGAFSLDMKIEEKGQNLSGGEKQRLAIARAMLKNEALWLLDEPVSSIDSVTAKSIYDRLFEQGKEDTFVIISHDLSGLEQMDQIIVMEQGRIVETGSYNALMERKGYFYGLKQIEKSVFA; from the coding sequence ATGAAAGAACTTAAACATATTTTCAAGTTGACGATTATGGAAAAAAGAGATGTCGCACTTGCGATTTTCTTTGGCTTTATAGCCGGCATAGCTGGGGTGGCGCTTCTTGCCTCAAGCGGTTACCTGATTTCAAAAGCAGCGTTGACCACTCAAATGACGACGTTGGTCGTAATGGCCGCTTGTTTGAAGCTATTCGGCTTTGCCTCTGCACTCAGCCGCTACGCGGAACGGCTTTATTCGCATAGAGCGACTTTTACTATGCTGAGCAACTTGCGGGTATCGTTTTTTGAGAGGTTGTCTCCCCTTGCCCCAAACTTGTTTCAGCGTTACCGAAGCGGTGACTTGCTGGCTCGCATTGTTGGAGACGTGGAAAGCTTGCAAAACTTTTTGCTGCGAGTTTTTTACCCGCCGATTGTGCTGGCAATTGTCTTTTTAAGCACCATTTTCTTCGCTTCTTTCTTTTCAATGTCGATTGCTTTTGTGTTGCTGGCAGGATGGCTGCTGACTGTTGTAATAGTGCCCGCTTTGTTTGCATGGCAAAAGCGAAAAATCAATTCAAAGACAAGAGCGAGCCGGGGTACGCTGTCAACGGAAGCTACGGAATTTTTGTATGGCTTTCGCGATTTGAAAATCTATCAACAGCTGGAACAAAAAGAGCAGCAGCTCGGTCAGCTGGTTGATGCATACGCCCAAGACCAACAGAAGGAAGGGAAACGGGAAGTTTACAGCCAGTCCGTAAATGCTTTAGTGGCACTGCTCGTTTCTTTAGTGGTTCTTGCGATAGGCGCGTATTTTGTAGTGTCTGGTGAACTTGAAGGCTTATACTTGGCCATGTTGGTCATGCTGTCACTTGCGGTATTTGAAAATGTAACACCTATGGCTGTGTTTCCAGCTTATTTTGAGGATAGCCGGAAAGCCGCAAACCGTTTGGATAAAGTGGTTGGAGCAGGGATTCAATATGAAGGGCAAAAAGTTCTTTCCTCCGGACCCATTGATATTGTGGCAGAAAACGTCTCTTATACGTACCTGGAAGAAGAGCGGCCCGCTCTCGATCACGTTTCTTTCGAGTTGATGCCAGGATCTAAAACGGCGATTGTCGGTCCGAGCGGTTCAGGGAAATCGACGCTTATGCAAGTTCTGTTGCATATCGTGCAAGGGGATAGCGGTTCCGTTCGTGTGAACGGGGAAGACATCAACAGCTTAGATCAAGAAAAACTTTGGAACCGGATAAACGTCGTACTGCAGGAAAATCACTTCTTTTTTGGTACGATCCGCAGCAATTTAAGTATTGCAAATGAGGCGGCTAGTGATGAAGAGTTGAAGAATGTGCTTGGAAAAGTAGAATTGGGTGCCTTTTCTCTGGACATGAAAATAGAAGAAAAAGGACAGAATTTGTCTGGCGGGGAAAAACAAAGGTTGGCTATCGCGCGAGCTATGTTGAAAAATGAAGCATTGTGGCTGCTTGATGAACCTGTTTCTTCTATTGATAGTGTTACTGCAAAATCGATTTACGATCGGCTTTTCGAGCAAGGAAAAGAGGATACCTTTGTTATTATCAGCCATGATTTGTCCGGCCTTGAACAAATGGACCAAATTATCGTCATGGAACAAGGGCGAATCGTGGAAACCGGTTCTTACAACGCCCTTATGGAGCGCAAAGGCTATTTTTACGGATTGAAGCAAATTGAGAAAAGTGTATTTGCATAA
- a CDS encoding fatty acid desaturase produces the protein MSREKTAQLRKFIAPFEKADVKASVQQLVNTIPPFILFWFLAYQALDVSIWLTIALSAVAAGFVVRTFIIFHDCTHGSFFKNKKANAIVGTITGIMTLFAYEKWKREHSIHHASSGNLDKRGVGDIWVMTIEEYVEASKWERFKYRMYRNPLVMFGFGPLFLVLISSRFNRKDARKKERNNTYLINISLVVLYSLLIWAIGWQAFVIVQGTTMFIAGAFGIWLFYVQHTFEDSYFEDESEWDYVKAAVEGSSYYKLPKVLQWVTGNIGFHHVHHLSPRVPNYNLEKAHESTPPLQQATTITIKSSLKSLRYKVYDAKNKTFVTFKDIKHLVRNQNTAVE, from the coding sequence ATGAGCAGAGAAAAAACAGCGCAATTACGTAAGTTTATAGCTCCTTTTGAAAAAGCCGATGTAAAAGCTAGTGTCCAACAATTGGTGAATACGATACCGCCATTCATCTTATTCTGGTTCTTGGCATATCAAGCATTGGATGTTTCCATCTGGTTAACAATCGCGTTGTCGGCAGTAGCTGCCGGTTTCGTCGTACGCACGTTTATCATTTTCCACGATTGCACGCACGGATCGTTCTTCAAGAACAAAAAAGCTAACGCTATTGTCGGTACTATCACGGGAATCATGACGTTATTCGCTTATGAAAAGTGGAAACGCGAACACTCGATTCACCATGCTTCAAGCGGAAACCTCGACAAACGCGGAGTAGGCGACATTTGGGTTATGACGATTGAAGAATATGTGGAAGCTTCGAAATGGGAACGTTTCAAGTATCGCATGTACCGCAATCCATTAGTCATGTTTGGATTTGGACCATTGTTTTTAGTTTTGATTTCAAGCCGTTTTAACCGTAAAGATGCGCGTAAAAAAGAACGCAACAACACGTACTTGATCAACATTTCCTTAGTAGTCCTTTATTCACTGCTAATTTGGGCAATTGGATGGCAGGCGTTTGTAATCGTTCAAGGTACAACAATGTTCATCGCAGGTGCATTTGGTATCTGGTTGTTCTACGTCCAGCATACGTTTGAAGATTCATATTTTGAAGATGAAAGTGAATGGGATTATGTAAAAGCTGCGGTAGAAGGCAGTTCATACTACAAACTTCCAAAAGTGCTGCAGTGGGTTACTGGAAACATCGGTTTCCACCATGTTCATCACTTGAGCCCGAGAGTTCCAAACTACAACTTGGAAAAAGCTCACGAATCGACTCCACCGCTTCAGCAAGCAACAACCATCACCATCAAATCAAGCTTGAAATCATTGCGCTATAAAGTGTACGATGCTAAAAACAAAACATTCGTTACGTTTAAAGACATCAAACACTTAGTTCGTAATCAAAATACAGCTGTAGAATAA
- a CDS encoding sensor histidine kinase gives MQSWYQIFPKNSWLSLYAWIAFCVLPFFFIFRSSSFTEITLGILLLVLFFLAYRLSFNSKRGWVYVWISLEMAINIVMTFLFGYIYLSLFLAFFIGNIRHKVGFFIVYGIHIGTTILAIILGLIDHRELYTTQFPFMLLTVIGVILLPFNTYNRNKREKLEGQLEDANKRISQLLIIEERERIARDLHDTLGQKLSLIGLKSDLASKLINRNPQAALDEINDVRQTARTALKEVRELVSNMRGTRLDDELLRIQQILKAADIDFVLYGNAQLKNTPLLVENVLSMCLKEAVTNVVKHSQASRCSILIKQTPEEVLVQVQDDGIGLSEGSNLVRGNGLAGMRERLEFVNGMLEIKTMEGTILNIRVPNVILYNSKEKLI, from the coding sequence ATGCAAAGCTGGTATCAAATTTTTCCCAAGAATTCATGGCTAAGCCTTTATGCTTGGATTGCTTTTTGTGTCTTGCCGTTCTTCTTTATTTTCAGATCTTCTTCATTTACTGAAATCACACTTGGCATTTTGCTGTTAGTGTTGTTTTTTCTGGCGTATCGATTATCTTTTAATTCAAAAAGAGGTTGGGTTTACGTTTGGATAAGTTTGGAAATGGCTATCAATATTGTCATGACTTTTTTGTTCGGTTATATTTACTTGTCCTTGTTTTTAGCGTTCTTTATCGGGAACATTCGCCATAAAGTCGGCTTTTTCATTGTCTACGGCATTCATATTGGTACAACGATACTGGCAATCATTTTAGGACTTATTGATCACAGGGAGTTGTATACGACCCAATTTCCATTTATGCTTCTTACAGTCATTGGCGTTATTCTTTTGCCTTTCAATACGTATAATCGAAACAAACGTGAAAAACTTGAAGGGCAGCTCGAAGATGCGAATAAACGGATTTCTCAGCTTTTGATTATCGAAGAAAGAGAACGAATTGCCAGAGATTTGCATGATACATTAGGGCAGAAACTCTCCTTAATCGGACTGAAAAGTGATTTGGCAAGCAAACTGATCAATCGCAATCCTCAAGCGGCTTTGGATGAAATTAACGATGTTCGGCAAACTGCGCGAACAGCGTTAAAAGAAGTGCGTGAACTGGTGTCGAATATGAGGGGAACTCGATTAGATGATGAATTGCTTCGTATACAGCAAATTTTAAAAGCGGCGGATATCGATTTTGTTTTATATGGTAATGCCCAGCTGAAGAATACGCCTTTGTTGGTGGAAAATGTCCTGAGCATGTGCTTGAAAGAAGCGGTGACGAACGTTGTCAAACATAGCCAAGCATCGCGTTGCAGCATTTTGATCAAACAAACGCCGGAAGAGGTGCTGGTCCAAGTGCAGGATGATGGAATCGGCCTATCAGAAGGAAGCAATTTAGTGCGGGGAAATGGCTTGGCAGGAATGCGGGAACGATTAGAATTTGTTAATGGAATGCTGGAAATCAAAACGATGGAAGGCACGATTTTAAACATTCGGGTACCGAATGTAATTCTCTATAATTCGAAGGAGAAGTTGATATGA
- a CDS encoding response regulator transcription factor, whose translation MIRIVLAEDQRMMLGALGSLLDLEEDMEVVGKASNGEEAITLVEKHQPDICIMDIEMPLKSGLDAAEILKEQPCKIIILTTFARSGYFERARKAGVSGYLLKDSPSEDLAASIRSIMAGRRIYAPELIDLAYGDENPLTEREQEVLKLVAEGKNTKEIASTLYITTGTVRNYISTILDKLEVGNRIEAISRFKEKGWFK comes from the coding sequence ATGATACGAATTGTATTGGCGGAAGACCAGCGGATGATGCTTGGAGCTCTGGGGTCCTTGCTGGATTTGGAAGAAGATATGGAAGTGGTCGGAAAAGCATCAAACGGTGAAGAAGCGATTACGCTTGTCGAAAAACACCAGCCTGATATCTGTATCATGGATATTGAAATGCCATTGAAAAGTGGGTTGGATGCGGCAGAAATCCTCAAGGAGCAGCCGTGTAAAATTATCATTTTAACGACCTTTGCCCGGTCTGGCTATTTTGAACGTGCCCGAAAAGCCGGGGTCAGCGGCTACTTGCTGAAGGATAGCCCAAGTGAAGATTTGGCTGCTTCCATCCGTTCCATTATGGCGGGACGTCGCATTTATGCACCGGAACTAATCGATTTAGCATATGGCGATGAAAACCCGTTGACTGAACGTGAGCAAGAAGTGCTGAAACTGGTGGCTGAAGGCAAAAATACAAAAGAAATAGCGAGCACGCTGTATATTACTACTGGGACGGTGCGCAACTATATCTCCACCATTCTCGACAAACTGGAAGTCGGCAATCGCATCGAAGCGATTTCGCGGTTTAAAGAAAAAGGCTGGTTCAAATAA
- a CDS encoding DUF2188 domain-containing protein, whose translation MPWSNENYPDSFKNLNTDVRGKAIEIANALLRDGYEEGRAIPIALDRARKSIHGDEEQPIYEIKSHDEGWQLKKKDSKKAILIEETKEELMGEAKRYVNKHNGELRIYTEDGTLEDTLYKEN comes from the coding sequence GTGCCATGGAGCAACGAAAATTATCCGGACTCGTTTAAAAATTTAAACACAGACGTTCGCGGCAAAGCGATTGAAATTGCGAATGCGCTTCTTCGGGATGGTTATGAAGAAGGACGCGCCATTCCAATAGCACTCGATCGCGCGCGCAAAAGTATTCACGGAGACGAAGAGCAGCCGATTTACGAAATCAAATCACATGATGAAGGCTGGCAGCTCAAGAAAAAAGACAGCAAAAAAGCCATTTTAATCGAGGAAACAAAAGAAGAGCTTATGGGTGAAGCAAAACGCTATGTCAACAAGCACAATGGCGAGCTGCGTATTTATACGGAAGATGGAACCCTAGAAGACACGTTGTATAAAGAAAACTAA
- the putP gene encoding sodium/proline symporter PutP encodes MSDSVYQIIALTIYMAAMLFIGWYAFRKTDNLKDYMLGGRGLGAAVGALSAGAADMSGWLLMGLPGAIYAAGLVEAWIAVGLTIGAYLNWFFVAPRLRVYSFITKDSITIPSFLENRLKDNSRILRVVSGIIILVFFTFYVSSGMVAGGVFFQSSFGLNYHLGLVLVSGVVVAYTLFGGFLAVSYTDVVQGLMMFLALIAVPIIGVFATGGLSETAASIREVDPALLNFTTGASLVGVISALAWGLGYFGQPHIIVRFMAINSLKEVRQARRIGISWMILSLAGAITTALIGLAYFQQNPNLTLGDPEGVFIVLGQIFFHPLVAGFMLAAVLAAIMSTISSQLIVTSSALVEDLYKIAFKKTSTDKQYVSLGRLAVLVISLIAAALAWKQDSSILDLVAYAWAGFGAAFGPLILLALFWRKLTTAGALAGMVVGAVSVIVWDLMGTVAEDPGATAASNFIGSVYEIIPGFFLCLIVTVIVSLITHKADKEITAEFDETVRLIKERA; translated from the coding sequence ATGTCAGATTCAGTATATCAAATCATAGCTCTGACCATTTACATGGCAGCTATGCTGTTTATCGGATGGTATGCATTCAGAAAAACAGACAATCTAAAAGATTACATGCTTGGTGGAAGAGGCTTGGGTGCGGCAGTAGGTGCATTAAGCGCTGGAGCTGCTGATATGTCCGGTTGGTTATTGATGGGGCTTCCTGGTGCCATTTATGCAGCTGGCCTTGTTGAAGCTTGGATTGCAGTCGGATTAACAATCGGGGCTTACTTAAACTGGTTTTTCGTAGCGCCGCGTTTGCGCGTCTATTCGTTTATCACGAAAGACTCAATCACGATTCCAAGCTTTTTGGAAAACCGCTTAAAAGACAATTCCCGTATACTTCGTGTTGTCTCCGGAATCATTATTTTGGTGTTTTTCACGTTTTATGTATCTTCAGGAATGGTAGCAGGAGGCGTGTTTTTCCAAAGTTCATTTGGCTTGAACTATCATCTTGGTTTAGTCCTCGTATCTGGAGTAGTAGTTGCGTATACACTTTTCGGCGGGTTTCTTGCTGTTAGTTATACCGATGTAGTTCAGGGGTTAATGATGTTCTTGGCGTTGATCGCAGTTCCGATCATCGGTGTTTTTGCTACTGGCGGATTAAGTGAAACCGCTGCCAGTATCCGCGAAGTAGATCCAGCACTGTTGAACTTCACGACTGGAGCTTCTCTTGTTGGTGTTATTTCGGCCTTGGCATGGGGTCTTGGTTATTTCGGCCAGCCGCATATCATCGTTCGCTTTATGGCGATTAACTCTCTAAAAGAAGTACGCCAAGCTCGCCGTATCGGTATTAGCTGGATGATTTTAAGCCTTGCTGGTGCGATCACAACAGCTTTAATCGGTTTGGCTTATTTCCAGCAAAACCCGAATTTGACTTTAGGGGATCCGGAAGGCGTCTTTATTGTATTAGGTCAAATTTTCTTCCATCCGTTAGTTGCAGGGTTCATGTTGGCGGCTGTTTTAGCGGCAATTATGAGCACGATTTCTTCGCAATTGATTGTAACTTCATCAGCATTAGTTGAAGATTTGTACAAAATTGCGTTCAAAAAAACTTCGACTGACAAACAGTATGTATCACTTGGCCGCTTGGCAGTATTGGTCATTTCATTGATTGCAGCTGCATTGGCATGGAAACAAGATTCCTCAATTTTGGATTTGGTTGCTTACGCATGGGCTGGTTTTGGCGCAGCGTTCGGACCGCTTATTTTACTGGCTTTGTTCTGGAGAAAGTTAACAACGGCTGGTGCTTTAGCAGGTATGGTCGTTGGTGCTGTTTCAGTTATCGTTTGGGATTTGATGGGTACAGTAGCTGAAGATCCAGGTGCAACTGCCGCTTCAAACTTTATCGGCAGCGTGTACGAAATCATTCCAGGATTTTTCCTTTGCTTGATCGTTACCGTAATTGTAAGTTTAATAACTCACAAAGCGGACAAAGAAATTACTGCGGAATTTGATGAGACAGTGCGTCTGATTAAAGAAAGAGCGTAA
- a CDS encoding VOC family protein, with product MYLDHIVHFVEEEPQAAVDFWNEQGFSAVPGGQHLKWGTHNALLYAKDCYIEWLSVEKPEIAAKANHPLTALLLHDGIGFGTICLRTKAIEELDVRLKEEGFETSGVLEAERRTNAGKLIQWKMLFIKEAVSNELPSPFFIQWQEDDVARLDSLRKSKALLPENEMLELEKCVFGVHDIAAITEKWRKMLGGKLELENCRIEFQLTGGKKERLESVAFKGADQTVAYSQGVYHMPRKGNNTSN from the coding sequence ATGTATTTGGATCATATTGTTCACTTTGTTGAAGAAGAGCCGCAGGCAGCCGTAGATTTTTGGAACGAACAGGGGTTTTCCGCAGTTCCAGGCGGCCAGCATTTAAAATGGGGAACGCATAATGCCCTTTTATACGCAAAGGACTGTTACATAGAATGGCTCTCTGTAGAAAAACCAGAAATTGCGGCCAAAGCCAATCATCCTTTAACCGCTTTACTGCTTCATGATGGGATAGGCTTTGGTACAATTTGCCTTCGCACAAAAGCTATTGAGGAGCTGGATGTCCGGTTAAAAGAGGAAGGATTTGAAACTTCCGGCGTTTTGGAAGCCGAGCGGCGGACAAATGCCGGTAAGTTGATTCAATGGAAGATGCTTTTTATTAAGGAAGCTGTTTCCAATGAATTGCCGTCTCCTTTCTTCATTCAATGGCAAGAAGACGATGTTGCCCGCTTAGACAGTTTGCGAAAAAGCAAAGCGCTGCTGCCGGAAAATGAAATGTTGGAATTAGAGAAATGCGTATTTGGCGTACATGACATCGCAGCAATCACCGAAAAATGGCGGAAAATGCTTGGTGGGAAACTCGAACTGGAAAACTGCCGAATTGAATTCCAACTCACTGGCGGGAAAAAAGAAAGGCTGGAAAGCGTTGCATTTAAAGGGGCTGATCAGACCGTTGCTTACTCGCAAGGGGTTTACCATATGCCGCGAAAAGGGAATAATACAAGTAACTAA
- the hflX gene encoding GTPase HflX, with the protein MDILIEKAILVGVQLQKDLHFEYELDELRNLAEACEVEVVGEVTQNLDRINPSHYVGTGKVDEIKALYEETGANLVIFNDELGPSQIRNLEEELECKVIDRTLLILDIFSRRAKTREAQVQVELAQLQYMLPRLVGLRASLGRQGGSSGGGFQNRGAGETKLELDRRKIEDQISKLRKELDQIKDQRVTQRKQRSKKGTPVVSLVGYTNSGKSTIMNQLLTKTGQHEEKQVFEKDMLFATLDTSVRQIRLEDNKSFLLADTVGFVSKLPHHLVNAFRSTLEEARNADLLLHVVDVSDDEYRHMMDVTNSTLQDVGVEDIPTLFIYNKADLAGISYPKVTGNSLWIAAKEDKGLDELLEMIKQYIFSDHITCRMILPFERGDIVAYLNQHATIEETEYEENGTLLKVELSQADYDRFEEFVIGK; encoded by the coding sequence TTGGACATACTAATAGAAAAAGCCATACTTGTTGGGGTGCAGCTGCAAAAGGATCTCCATTTTGAGTATGAATTGGATGAGTTGCGCAACTTGGCTGAAGCTTGTGAAGTGGAAGTTGTCGGAGAAGTTACTCAAAATCTGGACCGGATCAATCCCTCTCATTATGTTGGGACTGGTAAAGTCGATGAAATAAAAGCGCTGTATGAAGAAACAGGAGCAAACTTGGTTATTTTTAATGATGAGCTGGGGCCTTCACAAATCCGTAACTTGGAAGAAGAGCTCGAATGCAAAGTAATCGACCGCACCTTGTTGATCTTGGATATTTTTTCACGCCGTGCGAAAACGCGTGAAGCCCAAGTACAAGTTGAATTGGCGCAGCTTCAATATATGCTTCCGCGGTTAGTCGGTTTGCGGGCATCGCTTGGCCGGCAAGGGGGAAGCAGCGGCGGCGGTTTTCAAAACCGTGGTGCAGGTGAAACAAAGCTGGAATTGGATAGACGGAAAATTGAAGACCAAATATCGAAACTTCGCAAGGAACTGGATCAAATCAAAGACCAGCGCGTAACGCAGCGGAAACAGCGTTCGAAAAAAGGAACACCTGTGGTATCACTTGTCGGCTACACAAACTCAGGCAAGTCGACCATTATGAACCAATTACTGACAAAAACTGGACAGCATGAAGAAAAACAAGTGTTTGAAAAAGATATGCTGTTTGCAACGTTGGACACCTCCGTGCGCCAAATTCGCTTAGAGGACAATAAGTCGTTCTTGCTTGCCGATACAGTAGGGTTTGTCAGCAAACTGCCCCATCATTTGGTCAATGCATTCCGATCGACGTTGGAAGAAGCACGCAATGCGGATTTATTGCTCCATGTCGTGGATGTATCGGATGACGAATACCGCCACATGATGGATGTTACCAACTCCACGCTGCAGGATGTCGGCGTCGAAGATATCCCGACTCTCTTTATATACAATAAAGCTGATTTGGCGGGAATCTCCTACCCTAAAGTGACAGGGAACTCTTTGTGGATAGCTGCCAAAGAAGACAAGGGGCTTGATGAACTGTTAGAAATGATCAAGCAGTATATTTTCTCAGACCACATTACATGCCGCATGATTTTGCCGTTCGAAAGAGGCGATATTGTCGCTTACTTGAATCAGCATGCGACGATTGAAGAAACCGAGTATGAAGAAAACGGCACGCTTCTCAAAGTGGAATTGAGCCAAGCGGATTATGACCGCTTCGAAGAATTTGTCATCGGAAAATAA